The Psychrobacter sp. LV10R520-6 genome includes a region encoding these proteins:
- the rpsM gene encoding 30S ribosomal protein S13, with protein sequence MARIAGVNIPDNKHAVISLTYIFGVGRTTAKKILEAVSIAPTTKISQLDDTQLDAIRAQIANYMIEGDLRREVSINIKRLVDLGCYRGIRHRRNLPVNGQRTKTNARTRKGPRRAIKR encoded by the coding sequence ATGGCTCGTATTGCCGGTGTTAACATTCCGGATAATAAGCATGCTGTTATTTCACTAACTTACATCTTTGGTGTAGGTCGTACTACTGCTAAGAAAATTTTAGAAGCAGTTAGTATTGCCCCTACCACTAAAATCAGTCAGTTAGATGATACACAGTTAGATGCTATCCGTGCACAGATTGCAAATTACATGATCGAAGGTGACCTTCGTCGTGAAGTTTCAATTAATATCAAGCGTTTGGTTGATTTAGGCTGTTATCGTGGTATTCGCCATCGTCGTAACTTGCCTGTAAATGGCCAACGTACGAAAACGAATGCGCGTACTCGTAAGGGTCCACGTAGAGCAATCAAAAGATAA
- the secY gene encoding preprotein translocase subunit SecY: MSSAGIPLNPFAFIRKYDELWTRLLFLIGALIVYRLGSHIPVPGINPVNLADLFSRNENTILSMFNMFSGGALERMSIMALGIMPYISASIIVQMMSAVLPSLEALKKEGEAGRRKLNKYTRQGTLALALVQSLGMCAGLISQNLTLSSGLTFYIPAVTSLVAGAMFLMWLGEQITERGVGNGISMLIFASIVAGMPGMISQSIEQVSQGQMNLIVLFIFIVLGVAVTAGIVYIERAQRRVPVNYAQKQQQGRKIYAQQQSHLPLKINMAGVIPAIFASSLLLFPASLGQWVGHSTDPTFVQKILQNMALVLSPGQPLYLVLFGAMIIFFCYFYTALVFSPREVAENLKRSGAYIPGIRPGQQTQRYLDHVLNRLTFIGAIYMTVICLMPMVIQSAFGVPFNLGGTSLLIMVVVVMDFISQIQAHLMTHQYHDQTLIQSPSQS, from the coding sequence ATGTCATCGGCTGGTATACCGCTTAATCCTTTTGCCTTTATACGTAAGTATGATGAGCTGTGGACGCGTTTACTGTTTTTAATCGGCGCATTGATTGTTTATCGTTTAGGGTCACATATTCCTGTACCCGGTATTAATCCGGTTAATTTGGCAGACTTGTTTTCGCGCAATGAAAACACCATTTTGAGCATGTTTAATATGTTCTCAGGTGGTGCGCTCGAGCGTATGTCTATCATGGCGCTTGGCATCATGCCGTATATTTCAGCGTCGATTATCGTACAGATGATGTCAGCGGTACTGCCGTCACTTGAAGCACTTAAAAAAGAAGGTGAAGCAGGACGGCGTAAGCTAAACAAGTACACCCGTCAAGGGACACTTGCTCTAGCTCTCGTGCAGTCATTAGGAATGTGTGCAGGCCTGATCAGTCAGAACTTGACTTTGTCTAGCGGTCTTACCTTTTACATCCCAGCCGTTACCTCCTTGGTAGCTGGTGCTATGTTTTTAATGTGGCTTGGTGAGCAGATTACAGAGCGTGGCGTGGGTAATGGTATTTCAATGCTGATTTTTGCCAGTATTGTTGCCGGTATGCCAGGCATGATTTCGCAATCTATCGAACAGGTCAGTCAAGGGCAGATGAACTTGATTGTACTATTTATCTTTATCGTACTAGGGGTCGCGGTGACGGCTGGTATTGTTTATATTGAACGAGCCCAGCGCCGTGTTCCCGTAAACTACGCCCAAAAGCAACAACAAGGCCGTAAAATCTATGCTCAGCAGCAGTCACATTTGCCACTGAAAATTAATATGGCAGGGGTTATCCCTGCTATTTTTGCCAGCTCATTATTGTTGTTTCCAGCAAGTTTAGGGCAGTGGGTCGGTCATTCAACTGATCCCACCTTTGTACAAAAGATATTGCAGAATATGGCTTTGGTGCTGTCTCCTGGACAGCCGCTGTATTTAGTTTTGTTCGGTGCGATGATTATTTTCTTTTGCTATTTTTATACGGCATTGGTCTTTAGTCCCCGTGAAGTTGCCGAAAACCTTAAACGTAGTGGTGCGTATATTCCAGGTATCCGCCCCGGACAACAAACTCAGCGTTACCTTGACCATGTATTGAACCGACTGACCTTTATTGGCGCGATATACATGACGGTTATTTGTTTAATGCCGATGGTCATCCAGTCAGCGTTCGGTGTGCCGTTTAACCTCGGTGGTACGTCGTTACTGATTATGGTGGTTGTGGTAATGGACTTCATTTCGCAGATTCAAGCGCATTTGATGACCCATCAATATCATGATCAGACGTTAATTCAGTCGCCCTCTCAATCTTAA
- the rpsH gene encoding 30S ribosomal protein S8, giving the protein MSMQDTVGDMLTRIRNAQMANKVSVAMPSSKLRKSIADLLVSEGYVASAVVTAEDNNKATLSIELKYFEGKAVIETIQRFSRPGLRQHRGKDAIPTVKQGMGVAIVSTSRGIMSDRAARAAGIGGEIVAFVA; this is encoded by the coding sequence ATGAGTATGCAAGATACCGTTGGGGATATGCTAACCCGTATTCGTAACGCACAAATGGCCAATAAAGTATCCGTAGCTATGCCGAGCTCAAAACTACGTAAATCAATCGCTGACCTATTAGTTAGCGAAGGTTATGTAGCTAGTGCTGTTGTTACTGCAGAAGATAACAACAAAGCAACGCTATCTATCGAATTAAAGTATTTCGAAGGCAAAGCTGTCATCGAAACTATTCAGCGCTTTAGCCGTCCTGGTTTACGCCAGCATCGCGGTAAAGACGCTATCCCTACTGTTAAGCAAGGTATGGGTGTTGCTATCGTATCTACTAGCCGAGGTATCATGAGCGATCGTGCTGCTCGCGCTGCTGGCATCGGTGGTGAAATCGTTGCATTCGTTGCTTAA
- the rplF gene encoding 50S ribosomal protein L6 produces the protein MSRVAKAPVTLPNGVSVTLNDRQVEVKGKNGNMSLRLHELVELKQEDDAIILSPTVDSKEAMMHTGTIRALLNNYVLGVTEGFEKRLQLIGVGYRAQATGNKVTLNVGYSHPVEYTLPEGVSAETPTQTEIVLKSNNKQQLGQAAANIRSFRPPEPYKGKGIRYSDENVVRKEAKKK, from the coding sequence ATGTCTCGTGTGGCTAAAGCCCCAGTAACGCTGCCTAACGGCGTAAGCGTTACTTTGAACGATCGGCAGGTCGAAGTGAAAGGCAAGAACGGTAATATGTCTTTACGCCTGCATGAATTGGTCGAGCTGAAACAGGAAGATGATGCTATTATTCTCTCACCTACAGTCGATTCAAAAGAAGCCATGATGCACACTGGCACCATTCGCGCTCTATTAAACAACTATGTTTTAGGCGTGACCGAAGGCTTTGAAAAACGTCTTCAATTAATTGGTGTTGGTTATCGCGCTCAAGCTACTGGTAATAAAGTAACCCTAAACGTTGGTTATTCACATCCAGTAGAATATACGCTACCTGAAGGTGTGTCAGCTGAAACTCCTACGCAAACTGAAATTGTTTTAAAATCAAACAATAAGCAGCAGCTTGGTCAAGCAGCGGCTAATATCCGTAGTTTCCGTCCACCAGAGCCTTATAAAGGCAAAGGTATTCGTTATAGCGACGAAAATGTGGTTCGCAAAGAAGCTAAGAAAAAATAA
- a CDS encoding DNA-directed RNA polymerase subunit alpha: MMLNATEFLTPNAINVDTVNETIAKVTLEPLERGFGHTLGNALRRILLSSLPGAAVIEAEIDGVDHEYSTLEGLQEDVLDLLLNLKGLAITLHDQNEVFLTLDKQGPGTITAADITLPHNVDIINPELVLGTLSDRGHLKMRLRVVMGRGYEPANQRREDGDTKAIGRLKLDASFSPVLRVAYQVENARVEQRTDLDRLIVELETNGTIDPEEAIRKAATILQQQISIFVDLEAEEAPEPVKEKEEVDPVLLRPVDDLELTVRSANCLKAENIYYIGDLVQRSETELLKTPNLGKKSLTEIKDVLASKDLELGMRLDNWPPADLRVDDRFSYRSR; this comes from the coding sequence ATGATGCTAAATGCAACTGAGTTTCTAACGCCAAATGCCATTAACGTGGATACGGTTAACGAAACAATTGCGAAAGTCACGCTCGAACCGTTAGAACGCGGCTTTGGGCATACCTTAGGGAATGCCTTACGTCGTATTTTGTTATCTTCATTACCTGGCGCTGCCGTTATTGAAGCTGAGATCGATGGTGTTGACCATGAATACTCAACTCTTGAGGGTTTGCAAGAAGATGTACTTGACCTGCTTTTGAATTTAAAAGGCTTGGCCATTACCCTTCATGACCAAAATGAAGTATTTTTGACCTTGGATAAACAAGGTCCAGGCACCATCACTGCCGCAGACATCACTTTGCCGCATAATGTCGATATTATCAATCCAGAATTGGTATTGGGTACATTAAGCGATCGTGGTCATCTTAAGATGCGTCTGCGTGTAGTTATGGGTCGTGGATACGAGCCAGCAAATCAGCGCCGTGAAGATGGCGACACCAAAGCAATTGGCCGCTTAAAGCTTGATGCAAGCTTTAGCCCTGTGCTACGAGTCGCTTATCAGGTCGAGAACGCACGTGTAGAACAACGTACCGATCTTGACCGTCTTATCGTCGAGCTTGAAACTAATGGCACTATTGATCCAGAAGAAGCAATTCGTAAAGCAGCGACTATCTTGCAACAACAGATTTCTATCTTTGTTGACCTAGAAGCTGAAGAAGCGCCTGAGCCTGTGAAAGAAAAAGAAGAGGTTGATCCGGTGCTATTACGCCCTGTGGACGATCTTGAACTAACGGTTCGCTCAGCCAACTGCTTGAAAGCTGAAAACATTTACTATATCGGTGATTTGGTCCAGCGTTCAGAGACTGAACTACTTAAAACCCCAAATCTTGGTAAGAAATCATTAACGGAAATCAAAGACGTGCTAGCATCTAAAGATTTAGAGCTTGGAATGCGCCTTGATAATTGGCCTCCAGCTGATTTACGTGTTGATGATCGCTTTTCTTATCGTAGCCGTTAA
- the rpsK gene encoding 30S ribosomal protein S11, which translates to MAKDTRSRKKVTRRSVSEGVAHIHASFNNTIVTITDRQGNALAWATSGGQGFRGSRKSTPFAAQVAAEVAGKAAQEYGVKNIDVLVKGPGPGRESAVRALGALGYKVNSISDVTPIPHNGCRAPKKRRV; encoded by the coding sequence ATGGCAAAAGACACTCGTAGTCGCAAGAAGGTGACTCGTCGTTCAGTATCGGAGGGCGTAGCCCATATCCATGCGTCTTTTAATAACACCATTGTTACGATTACCGATCGTCAAGGTAATGCTTTGGCTTGGGCCACTTCAGGTGGACAAGGCTTCCGTGGTTCACGTAAATCTACACCGTTTGCAGCCCAGGTTGCAGCTGAAGTCGCTGGTAAAGCGGCCCAAGAATATGGTGTTAAGAATATCGATGTTTTGGTCAAAGGACCAGGACCGGGTCGTGAGTCTGCGGTAAGAGCACTAGGTGCGTTGGGTTATAAAGTTAACAGTATTTCTGATGTAACCCCAATTCCACACAATGGTTGCCGTGCGCCGAAAAAGCGCCGCGTCTAA
- the rplR gene encoding 50S ribosomal protein L18, translated as MFDKKAARLRRAKKTRAHIRFLGVHRLTVNRTPKHIYAQIISPNGGEVIAQASTLDGSLRSGATGNVDAATSVGQMIAERAKAAGITKVAFDRSGFKYHGRVKALAEAARGNGLEF; from the coding sequence ATGTTTGATAAAAAAGCAGCTCGTCTGCGTCGAGCTAAGAAAACCCGCGCGCATATCCGTTTTTTAGGCGTTCATCGTCTAACGGTTAATCGTACGCCAAAGCATATCTATGCCCAGATTATCTCTCCGAATGGTGGTGAAGTGATCGCTCAGGCATCTACCTTAGACGGCAGTTTGCGCTCAGGTGCGACTGGTAACGTTGATGCAGCGACGTCTGTAGGCCAAATGATCGCAGAACGCGCAAAAGCAGCTGGTATTACTAAAGTTGCCTTTGACCGTAGTGGTTTTAAATATCATGGTCGAGTGAAAGCTTTAGCTGAAGCAGCTCGCGGAAATGGATTGGAGTTTTAA
- the rpsD gene encoding 30S ribosomal protein S4 — protein MARYIGPKLKLSRREGTDLGLKSGVKPYDVKTKKAGRPPGQHGVSRNKTSEYALQLREKQKVKRIYGVLERQFANYYKEAARKRGATGENLLAMLESRLDNVVYRMGFGSTRAEARQLVSHRTVMVKKAGRDEFVRVNIPSIQLQDGDVIAIQEKSREQLRIKNAIELATQRGIPEWLDVDHSKLQGTFKQAPDRIDLPAEINESLIVELYSK, from the coding sequence ATGGCCCGCTATATTGGACCAAAACTTAAATTATCACGTCGCGAAGGGACAGACCTAGGCCTTAAGTCTGGTGTTAAACCTTATGACGTGAAAACGAAAAAAGCTGGCCGTCCGCCTGGTCAACATGGCGTTAGCCGTAATAAGACCTCAGAATATGCTCTACAGCTGCGTGAAAAGCAGAAAGTTAAGCGTATTTACGGCGTACTTGAGCGTCAGTTCGCAAACTACTATAAAGAAGCTGCTCGTAAACGTGGTGCTACTGGTGAAAACCTATTAGCCATGTTAGAGAGCCGTTTAGATAACGTGGTGTATCGCATGGGCTTTGGCTCAACTCGCGCCGAAGCACGTCAGCTAGTCAGTCATCGTACTGTTATGGTAAAAAAAGCCGGCCGTGATGAGTTTGTTCGTGTGAACATTCCTTCAATCCAGCTGCAAGATGGTGATGTCATCGCTATCCAAGAGAAGTCTCGCGAGCAACTGCGTATTAAAAACGCTATTGAACTGGCTACCCAACGTGGTATCCCAGAGTGGCTTGATGTTGATCACAGCAAACTACAAGGCACGTTTAAACAAGCGCCTGATCGTATTGATCTTCCTGCTGAAATCAACGAAAGCTTAATCGTTGAGCTATACTCTAAGTAA
- the rplQ gene encoding 50S ribosomal protein L17 codes for MRHRKSGVKLGRTGSHRKAMFQNMTNSLFEHELIKTTLPKAKELRRVAEPLITMAKDDSVANRRLAFSRMRSKSMVGKLFGTLGPRYQTRPGGYLRIVKCGHRDGDNAPMAYVELVDRD; via the coding sequence ATGCGCCATCGTAAGAGTGGAGTCAAGCTGGGTCGTACCGGCAGTCATCGCAAAGCAATGTTCCAGAACATGACCAACTCATTATTTGAGCATGAACTGATTAAAACAACATTACCAAAAGCTAAAGAATTACGCCGTGTTGCTGAGCCATTAATCACTATGGCTAAAGACGACAGCGTTGCTAATCGCCGTCTAGCATTTAGCCGTATGCGTAGCAAATCTATGGTAGGCAAACTATTTGGCACGTTAGGTCCTCGTTACCAAACGCGTCCAGGTGGCTATCTGCGTATCGTAAAATGTGGCCATCGTGATGGTGACAATGCGCCAATGGCTTATGTAGAATTAGTTGATCGCGACTAA
- the rplO gene encoding 50S ribosomal protein L15: protein MGLRLNELSPGVGAKKNAQRRGRGIGSGLGKTGGRGVKGQKSRSGSGIRRGFEGGQMPLFRRLPKFGFTSKMAMTTAEVRLSELNKVEGDVVSVETLKAANIIRHDMRRARIILSGDVTKAYTFKDIKVTKGAKQAIEAAGGSIEE from the coding sequence ATGGGACTCAGATTAAATGAATTATCTCCAGGTGTTGGCGCGAAGAAAAACGCCCAACGTCGTGGTCGTGGTATCGGTTCAGGTCTTGGTAAAACTGGTGGTCGAGGCGTAAAAGGCCAGAAATCACGTTCAGGTTCTGGTATTCGCAGAGGGTTTGAAGGTGGTCAAATGCCATTATTCCGCCGTCTGCCAAAATTTGGCTTTACCAGTAAAATGGCAATGACGACTGCAGAAGTCCGTTTGTCTGAACTGAATAAAGTTGAAGGCGACGTGGTTAGCGTTGAAACCTTAAAAGCCGCTAATATTATCCGTCATGATATGAGGCGTGCCCGTATTATCTTGTCAGGCGACGTTACTAAAGCTTATACCTTTAAAGATATAAAAGTAACTAAAGGCGCTAAGCAAGCAATCGAAGCTGCTGGTGGTAGCATCGAGGAGTAG
- the rplX gene encoding 50S ribosomal protein L24, translating to MAKLRKGDTVIVIAGKDKGKQGTVQVVKNDRIKIEGINIVTKHQKPNQATGVEGGILKQEAFLHISNVAILNAQTQKADRITYQFNEDGKKQRVYRSNGEVVATA from the coding sequence ATGGCTAAATTACGAAAAGGCGATACAGTTATTGTTATTGCTGGTAAAGACAAAGGCAAGCAAGGTACTGTTCAAGTCGTAAAAAACGATCGTATTAAAATTGAAGGCATTAATATTGTCACTAAACATCAGAAGCCAAATCAGGCGACTGGCGTTGAAGGCGGCATTCTTAAGCAAGAAGCTTTTTTACATATCTCAAACGTCGCAATTTTAAATGCGCAAACCCAAAAAGCAGACCGTATTACTTACCAATTTAACGAAGACGGCAAAAAACAGCGCGTTTATCGTTCAAATGGTGAAGTCGTGGCGACTGCGTAA
- the rpmJ gene encoding 50S ribosomal protein L36: MKVQASVKKICGSCKVVRRKGRVHIICTAEPRHKQRQG, translated from the coding sequence ATGAAAGTTCAAGCATCAGTTAAAAAGATTTGTGGTAGCTGTAAAGTTGTACGTCGTAAAGGCCGTGTGCATATTATTTGCACAGCAGAACCTCGCCACAAACAACGTCAAGGTTAA
- a CDS encoding L-threonylcarbamoyladenylate synthase: MQTFYIHPENPQPRLIEQAADLLRADQLLIYPTDTSYAFGCRLGAKDALDKLKKIRELDDKHQFTLLCRDLSEIATYAAVDNVQFKKLKAHTPAPITFILNATKDVPKKLAHAKKKTIGIRVPSNPIAQALLTAMDEPILTSSLILPTHDQVLDDPFDIEELLGHQIDGLINAGIKTTKLTTIVDMTSSQPEIIRQGAADVSSLLL; this comes from the coding sequence ATGCAAACCTTCTACATCCACCCTGAAAACCCGCAGCCACGTCTCATTGAGCAAGCCGCTGACTTACTGCGTGCCGACCAACTACTCATCTACCCGACCGATACCAGCTATGCGTTTGGTTGCCGTCTAGGGGCTAAAGATGCCCTTGATAAGCTTAAAAAAATTCGCGAACTTGATGATAAGCATCAATTTACTTTGCTATGTCGTGATTTAAGTGAGATTGCTACTTATGCTGCAGTCGATAATGTGCAATTTAAAAAGCTCAAAGCCCATACGCCAGCACCCATCACCTTTATTTTAAACGCCACTAAAGACGTACCCAAAAAACTTGCTCATGCTAAGAAAAAAACCATTGGTATCCGTGTTCCCAGTAATCCGATTGCTCAAGCATTATTGACCGCGATGGATGAGCCTATTTTAACCAGTTCATTGATATTACCCACGCATGACCAGGTATTGGATGATCCATTCGATATCGAAGAACTATTAGGTCATCAGATAGATGGTTTGATCAACGCTGGTATAAAAACTACCAAACTGACTACTATTGTTGACATGACTAGTAGCCAACCTGAAATAATTAGACAAGGTGCCGCCGACGTCAGCTCACTGTTGTTGTAG
- the rplE gene encoding 50S ribosomal protein L5 has translation MARLKSLYNDELKQQIKEVLGLDNVMQVPKITKITLNMGVGGASQDKKLLEGAVADMTAIAGQKPVVTKARKSIAGFKIREEWPIGCKVTLRGEQMYEFLDRLIAIAIPRVRDFRGFSPKAFDGRGNYSLGIKEQIVFPEVNFDRIDRIRGMDVTITTSAATDDEGRALLKAFGFPFK, from the coding sequence ATGGCAAGATTAAAATCTTTATATAATGATGAACTAAAGCAGCAAATCAAAGAAGTGCTTGGTTTAGACAATGTGATGCAAGTGCCTAAAATCACTAAAATCACACTTAACATGGGTGTAGGTGGCGCGTCTCAAGACAAGAAATTGCTTGAAGGTGCAGTAGCTGATATGACCGCAATTGCCGGTCAGAAACCTGTAGTCACCAAAGCGCGTAAATCAATTGCTGGTTTTAAAATCCGTGAAGAATGGCCAATTGGTTGCAAAGTAACGCTACGCGGTGAGCAAATGTACGAATTTTTAGATCGTCTCATTGCCATTGCAATTCCTCGTGTTCGTGACTTCCGCGGTTTTTCACCTAAAGCATTTGATGGACGTGGCAACTACTCATTGGGTATCAAAGAACAAATCGTATTCCCAGAAGTAAACTTTGACAGGATTGATCGTATCCGTGGTATGGATGTGACTATCACTACGTCAGCTGCTACTGATGATGAAGGTCGTGCGTTACTTAAAGCATTCGGCTTCCCATTTAAATAA
- the rpmD gene encoding 50S ribosomal protein L30, giving the protein MKTMKVTQLKSGAHRLKSHKASLKGLGLRRINHTVEVEDTPSTRGMVNRVNYMVKVEEA; this is encoded by the coding sequence ATGAAAACAATGAAAGTCACTCAATTAAAATCAGGTGCCCATCGCCTCAAGAGCCACAAAGCGAGCTTGAAAGGATTGGGTTTACGCCGTATTAATCATACTGTTGAAGTTGAAGATACTCCATCAACTCGTGGTATGGTAAATCGCGTCAACTACATGGTAAAAGTGGAGGAAGCGTAA
- the rpsE gene encoding 30S ribosomal protein S5 has product MARNDKNDKNDQTDGLVERLVTVDRVAKVVKGGRIFSFTALTVVGDGNGRVGFGRGKAREVPAAIQKALEAAKRNMITVELNEATLYHPIKARHGASKVYMQPASEGTGVIAGGAMRAVLEVAGVKDVLTKCYGSTNTANVVRATFNGLRDMSTPEKMAAKRGKSVDEILG; this is encoded by the coding sequence ATGGCTAGAAATGATAAAAATGATAAAAATGACCAAACAGACGGTCTAGTAGAACGCCTTGTTACCGTTGATCGCGTTGCGAAAGTGGTAAAGGGTGGTCGTATTTTCTCTTTCACTGCGTTAACCGTAGTGGGCGATGGCAATGGTCGTGTTGGTTTTGGTCGCGGTAAAGCACGTGAAGTGCCAGCTGCTATTCAAAAAGCTTTAGAAGCTGCTAAACGCAATATGATTACCGTTGAGCTTAATGAAGCAACTTTATATCATCCGATCAAAGCACGTCATGGTGCAAGTAAAGTCTACATGCAGCCTGCATCCGAAGGTACTGGCGTAATTGCTGGTGGCGCAATGCGTGCTGTATTAGAAGTTGCTGGTGTCAAAGATGTTTTGACTAAATGTTATGGTTCTACCAATACTGCTAACGTTGTACGTGCAACGTTTAACGGTTTACGTGATATGTCAACTCCAGAAAAGATGGCAGCTAAACGTGGTAAATCTGTAGACGAAATTTTGGGCTAA
- the rpsN gene encoding 30S ribosomal protein S14, protein MAKKSMINRELKREKMVAKYADKRIKLKETIGDMNASDEQRMEAMLELQALPRNSSPVRLRNRCAITGRPHGYFRKFGLSRNMLRERVMQGDVPGVRKASW, encoded by the coding sequence ATGGCAAAAAAGAGCATGATTAACCGCGAATTAAAGCGCGAAAAAATGGTAGCTAAATATGCTGATAAGCGTATCAAGCTAAAAGAAACCATCGGTGATATGAATGCAAGTGATGAACAGCGTATGGAAGCGATGCTAGAGCTACAAGCTCTACCACGTAATTCATCGCCAGTCCGTCTGCGCAATCGTTGTGCTATCACAGGTCGTCCTCATGGTTACTTCCGTAAGTTTGGCTTATCACGCAATATGCTGCGTGAGCGAGTCATGCAAGGTGATGTACCTGGTGTTCGTAAAGCAAGCTGGTAA
- a CDS encoding elongation factor P hydroxylase has product MISQNTNTDFSTLLNANDAEVLLQQLVKLESEIKQIDDPVKSHTKEYFKNLIQQGQQLYYFDRYDREQATDTEDSEQLATDWLITLFDTLFASQKVQLVRGNDEPEYIPACDTNPARIEFAHGFFASALHELSHWSIAGEKRRQLADFGYWYAPDGRNAAQQEAFECLEIKPQALECLFTLACKRPFRISQDNLFADFDTSASTFAEDVYQQASQYIATPKNLPRDAKTLLRALLTVSIT; this is encoded by the coding sequence ATGATCTCTCAAAACACCAATACTGATTTTTCTACATTATTGAACGCTAATGATGCTGAGGTGCTGTTACAACAATTAGTCAAGTTAGAAAGTGAGATAAAACAGATTGATGACCCAGTAAAATCTCATACAAAGGAGTATTTCAAAAATTTAATACAGCAAGGGCAACAGCTTTATTATTTTGACCGATACGATAGGGAACAAGCTACTGATACTGAGGACAGCGAACAACTCGCTACCGATTGGTTGATAACGCTATTTGATACGCTATTTGCCAGCCAAAAGGTACAATTGGTTCGTGGTAATGATGAGCCAGAGTATATCCCTGCTTGTGATACCAATCCTGCACGTATTGAATTTGCTCATGGTTTTTTTGCCAGTGCTTTACACGAGCTTAGCCACTGGAGTATTGCTGGTGAGAAGCGTAGACAGTTGGCTGACTTTGGCTATTGGTATGCACCAGACGGTCGTAACGCTGCTCAGCAGGAGGCCTTTGAGTGCTTAGAGATTAAGCCACAAGCTTTAGAGTGCTTATTTACCCTTGCGTGTAAACGACCTTTTCGGATTTCACAAGATAATTTATTTGCCGATTTTGATACCAGCGCTAGTACCTTTGCCGAGGATGTTTATCAACAAGCCTCCCAGTATATTGCAACGCCTAAAAACCTCCCTCGCGATGCCAAAACTCTGTTACGGGCATTGTTGACTGTTTCTATTACTTAA
- the rplN gene encoding 50S ribosomal protein L14: MIQVESMLEVADNSGARRVQCIKVLGGSHRRYASVGDIIKVTVKEAIPRGRVKKGDVMNAVVVRTKKGVRRPDGSVLRFDDNAAVLLNQNKAPIATRIFGPVTRELRGDQFMKIVSLAPEVL; this comes from the coding sequence ATGATTCAGGTTGAGTCAATGCTGGAAGTTGCAGACAATAGCGGTGCAAGGCGAGTTCAGTGCATTAAAGTACTGGGTGGCTCTCATCGTCGTTATGCATCGGTCGGCGACATCATTAAAGTAACGGTTAAAGAAGCCATTCCTCGCGGTCGTGTTAAAAAAGGCGACGTGATGAATGCGGTAGTTGTACGTACCAAAAAAGGCGTTCGTCGCCCTGATGGTTCAGTGCTACGTTTTGATGACAATGCTGCGGTATTGTTGAACCAAAATAAAGCGCCGATTGCAACTCGTATTTTTGGACCGGTAACTCGTGAACTACGTGGTGATCAGTTTATGAAAATTGTATCCCTAGCACCAGAAGTATTGTGA